Within Butyrivibrio fibrisolvens, the genomic segment CTTTTTTATTCGCTAGTCAGTGGACAGGCAGCTGAATTGCAGATTAATGGTGTATGTACGTCAGTATTTGGAAGGTTATACTTTTGGATTTTTCTTGTTATTACGATCGTACTTGTAATAATGATGATCATTAAAAGAGAGAGGAATAAAGACAGAGAATTTATACTATGGATGATGAGTTTTTACCTTTCATTTTATATCTGTTCCATTCCACTGATTTCCGGAATGCAGGAACAACATATGGTTCCGCTTTTGTTTCTGATGTTTCCTTATATTGTTATCAGTGTATGTTATTTGGCAAGGGAACTTAAAGATGTGAGATATTTTGCTGTCGGCATTTTATCTTCGGTCTTTGTGATAATGAACCTGATAGATACATATTCGTTCTATCATGAACTTAATATGACACGAGGAGTTGGGGCCTATTCTGAGGAACTTAATTTATTATTTGAAGAGGCGTATGGCAGATCTTTAAAAGAGAAAGATGTTTATTTTCTGGTTAATCCCGGAGTACTTCCTTCTTTTGTATACCTGACAGATAATAATATCAAGGTTGAGCTGTTATATGGCATTGATGGTGGTTTTGATACAGATAAAGTCTCATTAATAGATGAATACCTGTCTGATGGATATAATGTATTCTTGCTATCGGTCTATTATGACCTGGATGAGACAATTGATGATCTTAACAGGAATTATGATATTGTTGCTGAAGATAAAATAAACAGCTACGATTCCAGGGGGACTTTGGTGTATAGCACAGCTGAAATTAAAGAATGATCGATTACCAATGAGTTGATTATATGATTATGTTTTTGGATGGAGATAGCACATGACGGATTATATTAGTAACATATTAGACAACAGGAAATTGCGATTATCATTTATAGCTACTATAGTAGTTGCGATAATTGCATATACATTCAAATTCACAAATGCAGCGTATGGCTGGGATAATGTGGCGATTTCTTTAAACAAAGTGTATCCGAGCTTTGGCGGAGCAAAATGGCTCGGATGGTCAACTCCATTATTAACGATGTTACAATCTATACCGTGGCTTGACGGAGTTATTGGAACGCTCCTTATGTCAGTGACGGTTTATATACTCATATTGACATTTGATGTTGAAACGTTAGCCGGAATAATCGCTACAGCTGCTATTTGTCAGGTTTCACCTACGATAATAATGGTGAATACTTATGGTTATTCTTTGGCATTTTATCTTGCTTTGCTTTTTTCTGTTTTAGGAGCTTATTTGCTGGTATCTTCAAATAAGCTGTCAATTAAGCAGATAATGCTTGCTATCATATGTATAGCAGTTTCTGCAGGCTATTATGGGGCTTTTTTGACGACAACATTTACAGTTTTGTTTTTGAAAATCCTGATGGACATCTTTTATGGTAAGACATTTAAAGAGGTTTCAAGAACGTGTACTGCTTTTATAGGAATCCCTGTTATAGCAGTTGCGATTTTCTATTTGATTCTTAGAATTTTACTAGCAGTTTCTGGACAACAGTTACAGGCGTACGGTGGAGAGAATAATATATCGTCACTGGGAAGCATTATTTCATTTTTATCATTTAAGCGTATCGCTGATGTTTATGGTGCCTGCTTGTACTACTACATTTACAGATCTTTCACTCCGCATCTTTTGACGGTTATTATTTTTATATTATTTGCAGTTGCCATAATCGTTCTTTTGAAGCGTAAGGTATTAGTGATTCGGGATAGTGCCAAAAATGTAGCACTTGCCGTAGTGATCATATTATTGATGCCGGTTGCGATGGGATTTCTTGGGCTATTTACAACACAGATCCATGAACTTATGTATTTTGGGTATTCTATGCCCTATCTTACTGTTGTAGTGGTATGTGAGCTTTTGTATAAGACTTATAGATCAGATGATTCTAACGTAAAGTTTATCAAGAGTCTGGAGATAGTCATTTCATGCCTGCTTGTAGCTTATATTTATTTTGGAATAGTGCTTGCTAATACTGTTGCAATTAGAGCGAGCAGCTATATGCAATCTACGTATGCTTTATGCATCAGGGTTGTTGACAGAATTGAATGTACTGAAGGATTCACTGGAGAAGAGCAGGTATGCGTGATCTATTGTCCGTCTGAAGGAGATAGCTATATAGATTCTACAGGACTTACATCGATTCCAATTTTAGATGATCTTTGGAATGTTTCTGATTCAAGAGTAAATGGACTTAATGACTTTAATGTTCCTCTTTTTATCAGAAATATTATGGGGGTTCCAGTTGATGTAAAACAATATACGTCTCTTGACAGCTTTTATGAAGACTGCGACTTATCTGATCTGGAGGAAAGCCAGATTAGTGATATGGAGATGTTTCCGAATAATAGCTGCGTTCGAAAAGTTGGAAACAGGATAGTTGTAATGCTTAACCGAGGAATCGAAGAATTGGAGCAGTAAAAGGAGATGGAGAAAAAGACCAAAGCTTATATTGTAATTTTATACCTTATCGAAATTGTTATTGGAATTTTCTACGTCTCAAGATTCACGATACCCGTTCATTCTCATGTAGATGAGGAACTGTATTTGGCAATGGCTAAGTCCTTCCACTACGGTCACGGATTCATGCAATATGGCGATATACTTAATTACAAGGCGGTATTGTACTCGTGTGTTATTTCTGTAGCGTATTACTTTTATGATCCTGAATATATATTATTCTACGTAAGAATAATAAATGTGGTGATAATGGGTAGCGCTATATTTCCAGCGTATAAGTTGGCAGATAAAGTTATCACTGATAGAAATAAGGCCATAATGGCTACTCTCCTGATTTCGATAGTACCGGAGATGGCTATGACGGGATATATAATGCAGGAGATATTATACTATCCCCTGCTATTATGGGCTTTTTATCTTATGTATATGGATATAAGGACAGAAGGTGTGTCTCTTTATACAGTATTTACCCCTGTTCTTTATATGTTAGCCTTTTTTACCAAAACGGTTGGATTTATATTTCCACTATTATATGCAGGGTACTTGCTTATAAAGAGTTTATTAAGTAAAAAGGACTATTTAAAAATCCTGATCAATACGATGATCTGTGCGGTGATGTATCTGGCAGAATCAGGTCTGATTAATTTAATAAATGGCGGATCAGGGTCTAATCATTATTCGTCACAGGTTACTAACCTTTTTCCCATTACATTTGTTACAGTCAGGTGCCTGGTAGTGGGAGTGCTTTTTTATGCAGCGTGCACCTTCATCTCTATGGGGGTATTTGCTATTGCTGTTCCTGTCAGAAAGATTAGAGAGTATAAGGAAAGCGACAAAGAGTTTTGCCTATTATTGATTTGCTTTCTTATTGCAAGCATTGTAGAGATAATAGTACTTGTCGTATATACAGAGCATAGAGATTTCCTATATCCGGCGAAGTATTTATACAGATATGTTTTTCCTGTTTTTGCACCTTTGTTTATATTGATGATAGAAGGACTTGATCTTCCGGTAAATAATTTCAGTTCAAAAATCGGACTGGTTATAATTGTAAGAATTATTCTATTTTCATCTATAGTATTACTGATTTATTACCTTGTAGCCGGAACGGATATAGCAAGCGGAATTGTAGATGGTCTATTATTTACAACATTAACCAATGCTGTTAACCATGTATGGAGATATTCGGGAATAGCATTTGCTGCGATCTTATTGCTCTTATCGGTGGCTATGCTGTATCTTTGCAGAAAGACTAATGCAGAGGATTACAGATTCAACTTTAAAATGGTCATATCATTATATGCGATATACTTTATAGTGTTTGATATAATAAATTTCGTTCAACTGCCATATTATAGTAACGTAATATGTAATGGCAATCTAAACGAAAAACAGTTTATTGAGATTGCCAGGTGGCTTAATAGCAATGAACACGATACAGTTATATATGTATGCTCAGGACATGAGCCTGAGAATAGCCTTTGGGGCTATATAAGAGATGATTATAGTATCTATACATATGAAGAGTACATTTCTGAATGTGATAATAAAGAAATAGAAGATGAATCTGTAATTATTGTAGATAAGAATTCGGCGAAGAAATATGCTTTAGAATTTGAAGAAGAGTTATATTCTACTAATGACTATTGGATAATGCTTTATAGAAAGAATGGCCTGTGATATGAAGCTAATACAGATAAATACTGTGTGTAATACAAGTGTTGGACATATTATGGGTAATATCCAGAAGGCAGCTATTGAAGCTGGCTTTGAAACATTGTCAATTTATGGCCGCAGAAAAGGGTATAAGGATATTCCGTGCCTTAAAGTTGGTAATGGCTTTTCATTCTGGGCGCATGTAATCCTGACATCAGTAACGGATCTGCATGGACTTGGATCATATTATGTTACTAAGAAGATAATAAGAGTTTTAAAATATGAGAAGCCTGATATCATACACCTTCATAATATTCATGGGTACTATCTGAATTACAGATTACTGTTTGATTATCTTAAAAATTACTATCAGGGACAGATTGTTTGGACACTTCATGATTGCTGGGCATATACAGGTCACTGCGCATATTATACAGGAGCTGGATGCAACAGATGGATAGATGGATGCTATAGCTGCCCTGAAAAGGGAGAGTACCCTATAAGCCTGATGCTTGATGAATCTAAGTATAATTACAAAGCTAAGAGGAATTCATTTACAGGACTTAATAATCTGACACTAATCGTTCCTTCAAAATGGCTGGAAGTACAGGTGAAAAGATCTTTTTTGAAAGACTATCCTGTTAAAGTAGTCTCAAATGGAATAGATTTTGAGATTTTTCATCCTGTACAGCAAGTGGATATAAGAAAAAAATTTAATATTCCAGATAATAAAAAGATTCTGCTGGGAGTTGCATTATATTGGAATAAGAGAAAAGGCATGGATGACT encodes:
- a CDS encoding glucosyltransferase domain-containing protein translates to MTDYISNILDNRKLRLSFIATIVVAIIAYTFKFTNAAYGWDNVAISLNKVYPSFGGAKWLGWSTPLLTMLQSIPWLDGVIGTLLMSVTVYILILTFDVETLAGIIATAAICQVSPTIIMVNTYGYSLAFYLALLFSVLGAYLLVSSNKLSIKQIMLAIICIAVSAGYYGAFLTTTFTVLFLKILMDIFYGKTFKEVSRTCTAFIGIPVIAVAIFYLILRILLAVSGQQLQAYGGENNISSLGSIISFLSFKRIADVYGACLYYYIYRSFTPHLLTVIIFILFAVAIIVLLKRKVLVIRDSAKNVALAVVIILLMPVAMGFLGLFTTQIHELMYFGYSMPYLTVVVVCELLYKTYRSDDSNVKFIKSLEIVISCLLVAYIYFGIVLANTVAIRASSYMQSTYALCIRVVDRIECTEGFTGEEQVCVIYCPSEGDSYIDSTGLTSIPILDDLWNVSDSRVNGLNDFNVPLFIRNIMGVPVDVKQYTSLDSFYEDCDLSDLEESQISDMEMFPNNSCVRKVGNRIVVMLNRGIEELEQ
- a CDS encoding glycosyltransferase family 39 protein, with protein sequence MEKKTKAYIVILYLIEIVIGIFYVSRFTIPVHSHVDEELYLAMAKSFHYGHGFMQYGDILNYKAVLYSCVISVAYYFYDPEYILFYVRIINVVIMGSAIFPAYKLADKVITDRNKAIMATLLISIVPEMAMTGYIMQEILYYPLLLWAFYLMYMDIRTEGVSLYTVFTPVLYMLAFFTKTVGFIFPLLYAGYLLIKSLLSKKDYLKILINTMICAVMYLAESGLINLINGGSGSNHYSSQVTNLFPITFVTVRCLVVGVLFYAACTFISMGVFAIAVPVRKIREYKESDKEFCLLLICFLIASIVEIIVLVVYTEHRDFLYPAKYLYRYVFPVFAPLFILMIEGLDLPVNNFSSKIGLVIIVRIILFSSIVLLIYYLVAGTDIASGIVDGLLFTTLTNAVNHVWRYSGIAFAAILLLLSVAMLYLCRKTNAEDYRFNFKMVISLYAIYFIVFDIINFVQLPYYSNVICNGNLNEKQFIEIARWLNSNEHDTVIYVCSGHEPENSLWGYIRDDYSIYTYEEYISECDNKEIEDESVIIVDKNSAKKYALEFEEELYSTNDYWIMLYRKNGL
- a CDS encoding glycosyltransferase, yielding MKLIQINTVCNTSVGHIMGNIQKAAIEAGFETLSIYGRRKGYKDIPCLKVGNGFSFWAHVILTSVTDLHGLGSYYVTKKIIRVLKYEKPDIIHLHNIHGYYLNYRLLFDYLKNYYQGQIVWTLHDCWAYTGHCAYYTGAGCNRWIDGCYSCPEKGEYPISLMLDESKYNYKAKRNSFTGLNNLTLIVPSKWLEVQVKRSFLKDYPVKVVSNGIDFEIFHPVQQVDIRKKFNIPDNKKILLGVALYWNKRKGMDDFIKLAKILPEVYVIVLVGVSARQRKDLPDNIIGIDRTDNQRELAALYTEAHIFVNPSVEETFSMVTVESMACGTPVIVLDTSAVCELVNEKCGVVLHKETDIPVPANLYMDAINEIDCRMQADEITADTVVLNALKYGVKDQTDKIVELYKNITT